Below is a window of Christensenella minuta DNA.
CTTTGACATAGTCGAGCCTGCCGGATTTCAGCTTTGATACGCAGAGCACCATATCAAACTCAGTACATCCAAGTTTTTTCATCTCCCTCACCTGGAACACCTTATCCTGCGTGAGGTCCGTACCCGTCGGGAAACCGATGGGTGCGCCGATAACAACCTTGCTCTCCGGTCCGAGCCGTTCTTTCAGGTGTTCGATATTGCATGGCATGACAAACGCCGCAATAAAACCGTACTTGTTTGCCGCATCCGCAAGTTCCTTCACGTCCGTTTCCGTTGTGGGAACGGAAAGGGCGCTGATGTCCACAATGCCGGGCAGGGTTTCAAATGTCAGTTGACTGTTCATAGTTCTTCCCTTTCTGCTATTGGATCGTATAGCCGCCGTCAATCACGAGGTTTTCCCCGTTGATAAGGCTTGCCGCGTCGCTCGCAAGGAACACCGCGCAGGCGGCGACCTCTTCAGGATATCCGAAACGCCGGGCCGGAATGGTTTTTTTGAACGCCTCGCCCACTTCGCCTTCCCACGCGGCT
It encodes the following:
- the deoC gene encoding deoxyribose-phosphate aldolase, with the protein product MNSQLTFETLPGIVDISALSVPTTETDVKELADAANKYGFIAAFVMPCNIEHLKERLGPESKVVIGAPIGFPTGTDLTQDKVFQVREMKKLGCTEFDMVLCVSKLKSGRLDYVKDDIAAVVDAADGYPVKVILEVTYLTDDEIRRGSEIVAQSGAQYVKTGTGYSAKPTEVRHVELMKQTVGDHVKIKVAGGVRDFAMLKAFYDAGAQRFGIGMKSAINILESIRNQ